Genomic window (Centroberyx gerrardi isolate f3 chromosome 9, fCenGer3.hap1.cur.20231027, whole genome shotgun sequence):
AAAAAGGTGTcatggtacattttaaatttgcAGTGAATCATTTACAAACATTGAAGACTTTTTAACAAGGCCTGGAACGAGATGAAACTCACTCTCTCATTATGGCATTAGATAAGGAGTGGAAGGAGGCCAACTCCACTGTCTCTGAGTACTCTTGCCCCATCTCAGATAAGACTTTCTTGTAGGAAACAAACTCTCTGCCCTGTCCATATACACTGTCCTGGTACACCTagagaacagagaaaagcaagtTATGAAATGGAAAGGATGGCTTAGGATAGATTGAAACAGTGAAAGGCTGCCAGTTATGAAGTCAAACTCTAATCTGAAGACACAGTTTGTAATCACCTCATCAACCAATAGGAAGAGGCCCTCGGTTGCAGCGAATCGAATCACTTCCTCTATTGATTCTCTGTCCTGCACATGACCTAGTAGGACAAATAGTGTATGACAGTGAAGATAGTGTGGAAGTTTAAATAGATGCGTGTAATGTAGCTACTGTATGTTGACTTCACCTGTGGGGTTTCCTGGGTTGCTGATATAAATGGCTCTGGGATGACAGCACCCCCTAGCGGTTTTCAAAGcaagctgcagctcctccaggtcCACAGCCCAACCCCTGTCTTCTCTCAGGTGGTAGGGTGCCAGTGTCACCCCAGCCTCATCTAGTAGCATGGGCAGGGTGTATGGGCAGGGTGTGGGGGTCAATACACCCGTCTGATTCTCCCCCTCCCCACTGACCAGCAGCTTCACAACAATCTTAATGCAATAGATACATATCCAAAATTCTGaattcctgaatttccccaaggggattaataaagtgatatcttatcttatcttaaaattaaattatattgatactgtacatttacacatGCCTAATGTGGCTATAATTTCCCATTCTGCAATATTTGATCATGCAATGTTTTAAGACACTGCTCATTAAATAATGCCTGTGGTATGtgtacaataaataataatactcaTTAAGACCAGATATTGATACCATCAAGGCCCTCTGAGAACCAGCAGGGATGAAGATATTTTGGGGATAAGAAGGCACTCCAGCATCTCGCCTTGTGACAAACTCAGCAATGCTTTGCTGGACATATAGTAGGCCAGAGGAAGCCGTATATGAACCTGCCATCAAAACAATGTATTGATCAATAATTAGGCACTCCATTCTTACACATTTGCTATACATGATGCCAGTGTCATGTCAAAttgtttacatattttacaGACAAGATCTTTATCGCTGTTCTCACCCACACTTCCTCCATCACAGGCCTCCAGAAGTCTCTGCGCCCTCAGCCTGACATCCTGAGGAAGGTTTTTGTCTTGCAGCAGCTCAGGGTAAAGACACACCGCCAAgacctgagacagacagacactgaatGAAATGGAGACTGGCCAGATTTACAGGAGGTGGATAGGCAGAAACATAGACAGCCACATACAAgcacaaataacacaaataacaaAACTAACCTGGCGAACAAAGGAGATGGGTTTCATTCCTGCCTTGTGGAGATCACCTGAGCTGACATCAATCACCTCCTTGAAGGGTTTCTGCACTCCCTGGAGAGAACACATGTACAGGGTTGGACAGGAGCTTGTTTGGTCTGGATTGCAGACCAGAAACCTGAAACCTCTGAGAGGCCAACATCTTAATACTGTATCCA
Coding sequences:
- the LOC139926659 gene encoding alanine aminotransferase 2-like, whose amino-acid sequence is MSSLQQVNPRVRGIRVSPQSTLQSLAAHITHQITQGVQKPFKEVIDVSSGDLHKAGMKPISFVRQVLAVCLYPELLQDKNLPQDVRLRAQRLLEACDGGSVGSYTASSGLLYVQQSIAEFVTRRDAGVPSYPQNIFIPAGSQRALMIVVKLLVSGEGENQTGVLTPTPCPYTLPMLLDEAGVTLAPYHLREDRGWAVDLEELQLALKTARGCCHPRAIYISNPGNPTGHVQDRESIEEVIRFAATEGLFLLVDEVYQDSVYGQGREFVSYKKVLSEMGQEYSETVELASFHSLSNAIMRECGLRAGYMELVNMDPVVMLFADTMLCTDISTPVTGQLALELMVNPPKPGDPSYDTYKQEILFSQVTLAQNAQRAWEFLNCLPGMSCQKAMGGIHLYPQLLIPPGMIEQAKILGVEADVLYCQRLLEEEGVFVGAGCQHGLATGNYHLRLCILAPPGTLEEVLARLSSFHLRLLDRFPHHDRGVKNGQLHPNK